The Alosa sapidissima isolate fAloSap1 chromosome 5, fAloSap1.pri, whole genome shotgun sequence genome has a window encoding:
- the LOC121708763 gene encoding uncharacterized protein LOC121708763 isoform X2, with translation MELQIENDEEFLSFARRSKEVQRMCEEEVPQSVSFQEPSAFPHVPLLTPSHESPHVNCFTSPRGHVNAKGVIQGPPSKRRWGEDLAPGAEQLPSPADLMGRRQKGKRSTEVRRTPAMQPKVAAVLNHIGDLKRRQSSIDLLKRDIWWSDSNEFVPTEDNTMGYKDLIVARDEQLLEPISRDGLKETPIDLQDSITHTYTDAALYSHKHVLPGCDQMLSLAPGGNPMTAFVLASADRQSQRAWQSPSLPQEQFWGFGQRTEE, from the exons GAGGTCGAAGGAGGTGCAACGAATGTGTGAGGAGGAGGTCCCACAGTCTGTATCTTTCCAGGAGCCCAGTGCTTTCCCCCA CGTCCCTTTGTTGACCCCCAGCCACGAGAGTCCCCATGTCAACTGCTTCACATCCCCCAGAGGACAT GTGAATGCAAAGGGAGTCATACAGGGGCCACCCTCAAAACGCCGATGGGGTGAGGATTTGGCTCCGGGAGCAGAGCAGCTGCCTTCCCCAGCTGATCTGATGGGGCGTCGGCAGAAGGGGAAGCGGAGCACTGAGGTGCGGAGGACTCCAGCGATGCAGCCCAAAGTGGCCGCCGTGTTGAACCACATAGGGGATCTGAAGAGAAGACAGAGCTCCATTGACCT GCTCAAGAGGGATATCTGGTGGAGCGACAGCAATGAGTTTGTGCCAACAGAAGACAACACAATGGGGTATAAGGACCTTATAGTGGCTCGGGATGAGCAGTTGCTTGAGCCCATTTCCAGAGATGGTTTAAAGGAGACTCCAATAGACTTACAAGATAGCATtacccatacatacacagacgccGCATTGTACAGCCACAAG CACGTGCTTCCTGGATGTGATCAGATGCTGAGTCTTGCGCCAGGTGGAAATCCCATGACAGCTTTTGTTCTTGCATCTGCGGACCGGCAGTCACAGAGAGCCTGGCAAAGCCCCAGTTTGCCGCAGGAACAATTCTGGGGATTTGGGCAAAGAACCGAGGAGTGA
- the LOC121708763 gene encoding uncharacterized protein LOC121708763 isoform X1 produces the protein MELQIENDEEFLSFARRSKEVQRMCEEEVPQSVSFQEPSAFPQYDEAFWDRIVHQPSHESPHVNCFTSPRGHVNAKGVIQGPPSKRRWGEDLAPGAEQLPSPADLMGRRQKGKRSTEVRRTPAMQPKVAAVLNHIGDLKRRQSSIDLLKRDIWWSDSNEFVPTEDNTMGYKDLIVARDEQLLEPISRDGLKETPIDLQDSITHTYTDAALYSHKHVLPGCDQMLSLAPGGNPMTAFVLASADRQSQRAWQSPSLPQEQFWGFGQRTEE, from the exons GAGGTCGAAGGAGGTGCAACGAATGTGTGAGGAGGAGGTCCCACAGTCTGTATCTTTCCAGGAGCCCAGTGCTTTCCCCCAGTATGATGAGGCATTCTGGGATAGAATTGTACATCAACCTAG CCACGAGAGTCCCCATGTCAACTGCTTCACATCCCCCAGAGGACAT GTGAATGCAAAGGGAGTCATACAGGGGCCACCCTCAAAACGCCGATGGGGTGAGGATTTGGCTCCGGGAGCAGAGCAGCTGCCTTCCCCAGCTGATCTGATGGGGCGTCGGCAGAAGGGGAAGCGGAGCACTGAGGTGCGGAGGACTCCAGCGATGCAGCCCAAAGTGGCCGCCGTGTTGAACCACATAGGGGATCTGAAGAGAAGACAGAGCTCCATTGACCT GCTCAAGAGGGATATCTGGTGGAGCGACAGCAATGAGTTTGTGCCAACAGAAGACAACACAATGGGGTATAAGGACCTTATAGTGGCTCGGGATGAGCAGTTGCTTGAGCCCATTTCCAGAGATGGTTTAAAGGAGACTCCAATAGACTTACAAGATAGCATtacccatacatacacagacgccGCATTGTACAGCCACAAG CACGTGCTTCCTGGATGTGATCAGATGCTGAGTCTTGCGCCAGGTGGAAATCCCATGACAGCTTTTGTTCTTGCATCTGCGGACCGGCAGTCACAGAGAGCCTGGCAAAGCCCCAGTTTGCCGCAGGAACAATTCTGGGGATTTGGGCAAAGAACCGAGGAGTGA
- the LOC121708763 gene encoding uncharacterized protein LOC121708763 isoform X3, producing MELQIENDEEFLSFARRSKEVQRMCEEEVPQSVSFQEPSAFPQYDEAFWDRIVHQPSHESPHVNCFTSPRGHVNAKGVIQGPPSKRRWGEDLAPGAEQLPSPADLMGRRQKGKRSTEVRRTPAMQPKVAAVLNHIGDLKRRQSSIDLLKRDIWWSDSNEFVPTEDNTMGTCFLDVIRC from the exons GAGGTCGAAGGAGGTGCAACGAATGTGTGAGGAGGAGGTCCCACAGTCTGTATCTTTCCAGGAGCCCAGTGCTTTCCCCCAGTATGATGAGGCATTCTGGGATAGAATTGTACATCAACCTAG CCACGAGAGTCCCCATGTCAACTGCTTCACATCCCCCAGAGGACAT GTGAATGCAAAGGGAGTCATACAGGGGCCACCCTCAAAACGCCGATGGGGTGAGGATTTGGCTCCGGGAGCAGAGCAGCTGCCTTCCCCAGCTGATCTGATGGGGCGTCGGCAGAAGGGGAAGCGGAGCACTGAGGTGCGGAGGACTCCAGCGATGCAGCCCAAAGTGGCCGCCGTGTTGAACCACATAGGGGATCTGAAGAGAAGACAGAGCTCCATTGACCT GCTCAAGAGGGATATCTGGTGGAGCGACAGCAATGAGTTTGTGCCAACAGAAGACAACACAATGGG CACGTGCTTCCTGGATGTGATCAGATGCTGA